Proteins encoded together in one Telopea speciosissima isolate NSW1024214 ecotype Mountain lineage chromosome 6, Tspe_v1, whole genome shotgun sequence window:
- the LOC122665670 gene encoding cinnamoyl-CoA reductase-like SNL6, with protein MVLTVEVEEMMMKLKGRMEEVVGLESMVVAKLGDVDSLCRAFTGCYAVFHTSSSFDPRGVSGYSETMAFLETEAAKNVIEACGRAACVKRCIFTSSLLASIWQGNVAGEIINESCWSDEEFCRDNKLWLALGKTRAEKIAWRKSKEMKVNLVTLCPGLLMAPTFPNAHIEASLRYLKGGQVMLERGMLATVDVNTAAKAHVDVYEAMDEFGACGRYLCFDRVVKRLDEVIELENGLKMHGLLSRGRRRHEEEDEESNHFHGPLTLSNARLSKLLSSYASQPVSCKQ; from the exons ATGGTTTTGACAGTGGAAGTGGaggagatgatgatgaagttgaAAGGAAGGATGGAGGAGGTGGTGGGATTGGAGAGCATGGTGGTGGCTAAGTTGGGAGATGTTGATAGTCTTTGCAGGGCATTCACTGGTTGTTATGCCGTTTTCCacacttcctcttcttttgatcCTCGCGGTGTCTCCGGTTATTCG GAAACAATGGCTTTTTTGGAGACAGAGGCAGCAAAGAATGTTATTGAGGCTTGTGGGAGAGCTGCATGTGTGAAGCGATGCATCTTTACTTCATCTCTACTTGCTTCTATTTGGCAAGGCAATGTTGCCGGCGAAATCATCAACGAGAGTTGTTGGAGCGACGAAGAGTTTTGCCGAGACAACAAG CTATGGCTTGCCTTGGGTAAGACGAGAGCAGAGAAGATTGCTTGGAGGAAGTCCAAAGAAATGAAAGTTAATCTTGTCACTCTTTGCCCTGGCCTTCTCATGGCTCCCACCTTTCCAAACGCTCACATTGAAGCTTCTCTACGTTATCTTAAag GAGGACAGGTGATGTTAGAACGAGGAATGTTAGCAACTGTGGATGTAAACACTGCTGCAAAGGCACATGTTGATGTTTATGAAGCTATGGATGAATTTGGAGCTTGTGGAAGATACTTGTGTTTTGATAGAGTTGTGAAGAGATTAGATGAAGTTATTGAACTTGAGAATGGGTTGAAGATGCATGGCCTATtgtcaagaggaagaagacgacatgaggaagaagatgaagaaagtaaTCATTTTCATGGCCCTCTTACTCTTAGTAATGCTAGGCTTTCTAAATTGCTTTCTAGTTATGCTTCTCAACCTGTGTCTTGCAAACAGTGA
- the LOC122665671 gene encoding uncharacterized protein LOC122665671, whose protein sequence is MEDSNMLAAECIVISCCCPCLILQIIVFLLLRLPYKLLVMSKRFALKTLGKRKKGEKATMGSRDRFSYISEMVRIQRDLLTIQARGIPFNSDQSCECTLSEIEKVLGDLCRQGEFAFGSFWGRDEETRNSPSNIVQDHEESENVVNYQVIEVISSIKTFYNPVVTQSISYQS, encoded by the coding sequence ATGGAGGATTCAAACATGCTTGCTGCAGAGTGTATTGTCATATCTTGTTGTTGCCCCTGTTTGATCCTTCAGATCATTGTCTTTCTTTTGCTCAGACTTCCATACAAACTGCTGGTAATGTCTAAAAGATTTGCTCTCAAGACActtggaaagagaaagaagggagagaaggcCACCATGGGGAGCAGAGATAGATTTTCATACATAAGTGAAATGGTGAGAATTCAAAGAGATCTTTTGACAATTCAGGCAAGAGGGATTCCTTTCAATTCTGATCAAAGTTGTGAGTGCACCCTTTCAGAAATTGAGAAGGTTTTGGGAGATTTGTGTCGACAAGGAGAGTTTGCTTTTGGAAGCTTTTGGGGAAGGGATGAGGAGACCAGAAACTCCCCATCCAATATAGTTCAGGATCATGAGGAATCTGAAAATGTTGTAAATTACCAAGTCATTGAAGTGATTAGTTCCATTAAGACTTTTTATAATCCAGTCGTTACTCAATCAATTTCATACCAATCTTGA